Proteins encoded by one window of Flagellimonas lutaonensis:
- a CDS encoding FAD-binding and (Fe-S)-binding domain-containing protein codes for MNKSSLKLLSSCLQGSLHTDKLTRSLYATDASVYRKLPLAVAYPKNEQDIKVLVQFANKNNIGLVPRTAGTSLAGQCVGEGIIVDTSKHFTKILKVDTDRRQVTVQPGVIRDELNQYLKPYGLFFGPNTSTSNRCMIGGMVGNNSSGTTSIKFGVTRDKVVALKTILSDGSTAVFGEMDESGFEKKAAQKDFEGQLYATVKSELSDATTQKEIAKEFPKPEIHRRNTGYAIDELLMNNLFGDGENGFNFCKLLCGSEGTLAFTTEITLQLDDLPPPLSAMVATHYNTLEACLGDVAPVMKHGLFTCEMMDKVILDCTKNNRQQLANRFFVEGDPAAILMLELRAHTEEALQEQLDALLQTLENSGLSYASPVLCGDDINKALELRKAGLGLLGNMVGDRKAVACIEDTAVALEDLKDFIMEFTEIMRNYGQEAVYYAHAGAGELHLRPILNLKKSSDVKLFRQITAEVAQLTKKYRGSFSGEHGDGIVRAEFIPLMIGEKNYALLRRIKSLFDPHGILNPGKIVDPYPMDASLRYEVDRKEPEIDTLMDFSDSQGILRAAEKCNGSGDCRKTHHMVGAMCPSYHATKNEKDTTRGRANALREFLTHSEKNNRFDHEELKEVFDLCLSCKACARECPSNVDVATLKAEFQYNYQEANGYSLRSKLFAHNTKVNRLASKVSGLANLLYGSKIMSKWLAKSVGVATERSFPKIYSFDFDKHLQQLKKEKITTNKKVVLYIDEFTRYLDVEVGKDAIELLTRLGYEVELLFAESGRTYISKGFLKQAKKLADLNISRTISLVQAATPIVGLEPSAVLTFRDEYKRLAQDSENAGRLANQSFLIEEFLAGEIIKGNIKTEQFTETPRKIKIHGHCHQKALSNQKVTFDILNLPKNYEVSIISSGCCGMAGSFGYEKEHYATSMAIGELKLFPSVRKSDSDTIIAANGTSCRHQILDGTGRKALHPVTILRQAMVF; via the coding sequence TTGAACAAATCTTCCCTGAAATTACTCTCTTCCTGCTTGCAGGGCAGTCTGCATACTGACAAATTGACAAGGTCTCTCTATGCCACCGATGCCTCTGTGTATCGCAAATTACCACTTGCTGTTGCCTATCCGAAAAACGAACAAGATATCAAGGTTTTGGTTCAATTTGCCAACAAAAACAACATTGGTCTTGTGCCGCGTACCGCAGGTACCTCTCTGGCAGGCCAATGTGTAGGCGAGGGAATAATCGTTGACACCTCTAAACATTTTACCAAGATTTTGAAGGTAGATACAGATAGAAGGCAGGTCACGGTACAACCAGGGGTGATTCGTGATGAACTCAACCAATACCTAAAACCATACGGACTGTTCTTTGGGCCGAACACCTCAACCTCGAACCGTTGTATGATAGGGGGGATGGTAGGCAATAACTCTTCTGGAACCACATCTATAAAGTTCGGGGTGACGCGCGATAAGGTGGTAGCCCTCAAAACCATCCTTTCTGATGGAAGCACTGCTGTTTTTGGGGAGATGGATGAAAGTGGGTTTGAAAAAAAGGCCGCACAAAAAGATTTTGAGGGGCAATTATATGCCACGGTCAAAAGCGAACTGTCAGATGCAACCACCCAAAAGGAGATAGCGAAAGAGTTTCCAAAACCTGAAATCCACCGTAGAAACACGGGTTATGCTATTGATGAGCTACTTATGAACAATCTCTTTGGTGACGGTGAAAACGGTTTCAATTTCTGTAAACTGCTCTGCGGCAGCGAGGGCACCCTTGCCTTTACCACTGAAATAACCTTGCAGTTAGACGATCTGCCACCGCCGTTGTCTGCCATGGTGGCCACGCACTACAACACCTTAGAGGCCTGTCTGGGCGATGTGGCCCCTGTAATGAAACACGGTTTGTTTACCTGCGAGATGATGGACAAGGTCATTCTTGACTGCACCAAGAACAACCGCCAACAATTGGCCAACCGCTTTTTTGTAGAGGGTGACCCTGCTGCCATTTTGATGCTCGAGCTTAGGGCACACACCGAAGAAGCATTGCAAGAACAACTTGATGCCCTATTGCAGACCCTTGAAAACTCAGGCTTGAGCTATGCAAGTCCGGTATTGTGCGGGGATGACATCAACAAGGCGTTGGAGCTTCGAAAAGCAGGCTTGGGGTTGTTGGGCAATATGGTAGGTGACCGCAAGGCCGTAGCCTGTATCGAAGATACAGCAGTGGCTTTGGAAGATTTAAAGGACTTCATCATGGAGTTCACCGAAATCATGCGGAACTACGGACAAGAAGCCGTTTATTATGCCCATGCCGGGGCGGGCGAACTGCACCTGCGCCCCATTCTGAACCTTAAGAAAAGTTCTGATGTCAAGCTATTTCGGCAAATTACCGCCGAAGTCGCCCAATTGACCAAAAAATATAGGGGAAGTTTCAGCGGTGAGCACGGCGATGGCATCGTTCGGGCAGAGTTCATCCCTTTGATGATAGGCGAAAAAAATTATGCATTGCTGCGCCGTATCAAATCGCTTTTTGATCCACACGGCATTCTGAACCCCGGCAAAATCGTGGATCCCTATCCGATGGATGCCTCGTTGCGGTACGAAGTTGACAGAAAAGAGCCCGAAATCGACACGCTAATGGACTTTTCAGACAGTCAGGGTATCTTACGGGCCGCGGAAAAGTGCAACGGTAGCGGCGATTGCCGAAAAACCCATCATATGGTCGGCGCCATGTGCCCAAGCTACCATGCCACCAAAAACGAAAAGGATACCACCCGGGGCAGAGCCAATGCCCTTCGGGAGTTTTTGACCCATTCTGAAAAAAACAACCGTTTTGACCATGAAGAACTGAAAGAAGTCTTTGACCTATGCCTAAGCTGCAAGGCTTGTGCCCGTGAGTGCCCCAGCAATGTGGATGTGGCAACGTTAAAAGCCGAATTTCAATACAACTATCAAGAGGCCAACGGCTATTCGCTGCGTAGCAAACTGTTTGCGCACAACACAAAAGTCAACCGGTTGGCCAGCAAGGTCAGTGGACTTGCCAATTTGCTGTACGGTTCAAAAATAATGTCGAAATGGTTGGCGAAATCCGTTGGGGTGGCCACTGAAAGAAGTTTCCCAAAAATTTATAGTTTTGATTTTGATAAGCATCTTCAACAACTTAAAAAAGAGAAAATTACAACAAATAAAAAGGTTGTTTTATACATTGATGAGTTTACCCGCTATTTAGATGTTGAGGTAGGCAAAGATGCCATTGAACTTTTGACCCGTTTGGGCTATGAGGTCGAATTGCTGTTTGCCGAAAGTGGTCGCACTTATATTTCAAAGGGGTTTTTAAAACAAGCCAAAAAACTTGCCGATTTGAATATCTCAAGAACAATATCACTGGTACAGGCGGCCACCCCGATAGTAGGGCTGGAACCTTCTGCCGTCCTAACTTTTCGGGATGAATACAAGCGATTGGCACAAGATTCTGAAAATGCAGGGCGTTTGGCGAACCAATCGTTTTTGATAGAGGAATTTTTGGCCGGCGAGATCATTAAGGGCAACATCAAGACCGAACAGTTTACAGAGACCCCGAGAAAAATTAAAATACATGGCCACTGCCACCAAAAGGCGCTTTCGAACCAAAAGGTGACCTTTGATATCTTGAACCTGCCCAAAAACTACGAGGTCTCCATTATATCCTCGGGTTGTTGTGGCATGGCAGGTTCGTTTGGATACGAAAAGGAACATTACGCGACAAGTATGGCCATCGGCGAACTAAAGCTGTTTCCTTCCGTCAGAAAGAGTGATAGCGATACCATTATAGCGGCCAACGGTACCAGCTGCCGCCATCAGATATTGGATGGTACGGGAAGAAAGGCATTACACCCCGTTACCATTTTGAGACAGGCCATGGTCTTTTAA